The segment CCGGCCAAGTGGCAGCAAACCACTGGCCCAGGCATCGTCGTCCGCGGATTCACGACCGTCCCGAAGAGTTCCCAACTGTGGGCCGCGGGTATCGCCACCCACGGCGACCTCGTCCCGGCCGTCACCCGCTTCCCGGGCACGTCCCGTAGGTAGCCGACGGCTGCCGCCGGAGATCGGGACGTTCTTGAGGGGCTTGCCGTCGCGCTTGACCGTCATGGTCTGGGTGTTCATGTCGACGGTGGAGACCTGCCAGCGCCCGATGGTGAAGGAGACCGTCTTGGACTGGACACCGGTGATGCCCTGGCCGCCCTTGACCCCGTCCAGGTCGATCTTCATGGTGATCTTGGAGCCGGCCCGGATGGACCGGCGCTGAGAGGAGATATGACACCGGGCCCGAGCGTGCCCCGGACCCGGCGAGGTGTCTTAGACGGACGCCATCGGGCGGGCGTCGTCGGGGGTGACAGTGGAGCTCGGGGCGGTTTCCGCGGGGGTCGGATCGCTGGTCAGGCCGCGTTCGTGGGCCTTGACCCCGGAGCGCACGGCCCAGAAGTAGAAGACCGGGGCGGTGACCGCGATCAGGGCGGTGCCGAGTACGCCGGGGAGGACGCCCCGGCCGCCGAACTCCTCGCCGCCCAGCGCGGACACCGTGGCCGTCCACACCAGGAAGGCGATCATCCACCAGGCCGGCGCGAACTGCCGCAGCAGCTGCCGCTCACCGCGGCGCCACAGCACCACGGCCGCGATCGGTGCCGCCACCAGCGTCAGCACGGTGATCTTTCCGGTCTCCGGCCACTTCGACCAGTACAGCGCGCAGGCGGCGAAGGCGAAGGTGACCGGGCACAGCACCCCGGCGGCCGGCAGCCGGAAGGGGCGGGGCAGCTCCGGGCGGGTTCGCCGCAGCACGCCCACCGCGATCGGGCCGATCAGATACGAGATGACCATGGCCGCCGAGACCACACCGGCCAGCGCCTGCCAGCTGCGGCCGACGGTGAGCAGCAGCACGACGGAGAAGGCGAGGTTGAGCCACATCGCGGGGCGGGCGGTGCCGTAGCGGGGGTGCACGGCCGCCAGCTTCCGGGGGAAGAACCCGGTCTCGGCCAGGTTGGTCACCATGTACGCGGCCGAGGCGACATTGGCGATGTTGGACCCGGCCGGCGAGATGAACGCGCCGAACTGGAGCATGGTGACCACCCAGTGCAGCATCAACAGCCCCGCCAGGTCGGCGAACGGCGAGTTGAGGTTCACGCCCTGCCACCCGCCGGACCGCTCCAGCAGCTCGGGCGGCACCGACCCCAGGTACGCGACCTGGAGCGCCGTGTAGATCACCAGGCCCAGTGCGAGCGCACCGATGAGCGCGACCGGAATGGCCCGGCCCGGGTTCTTCGCGGCCCCGCCGAGGTTGACCACGGCCTGGAATCCGTTGAAGGCGAAGACCACACCGCAGGTGGTGACGGCGGTGAGCACGGCCGGCCAGCCGTACGGGGCGAAGCCGCCGTGGTCGGTGAAGTTCGAGGTGTGGAAGCCGGACCCGACCAGGGCGAGCACCGCCAGCACCGGGATGGCGAACTTGACCAGGGTGAGCACGGTGTTGGCGCGGGCCAGCAGCTGGACCGACCAGAAGCAGGTCAGCCAGAGCGCGAGGGTCAGAACCAGCGAGACCGCCGTGCCGGAGAGAGTCAGCTGGTGGGTGGCCGGATCGACCAGGCCCTTCGCCCAGCCGAAGCTCCAGGACGTCATGTACTGGGTGGCCGCGATCGACTCGATCGGGATCAGCGAGGCGGTCGCGATCCACACCGCCCAGCCCGTGAGGAAGCCGAGAACCGGACCGTGCGAGAGGTGCCCGTAGCGGGCCATACCGCCGGGGATCGGGTAGGCCGAACCGACCTCCGCGTACGACATCGCGATCATCCCGATGAAGATGACGCCGATCACCCAGGCGACCAGCGCCGCCGGGCCCGCCACCTGGGCAGCGGAGCCGGCCCCGAAGAGCCAGCCGGAGCCGAAGATCGAACCGATGCCGATCATGATGAGGGCGAAGAGGCTGAGCCCCTTGCGCTCGCCGGCGCTCATATCCATGGGAAGTGTTGTCCGTCCTGGTGGTGCGCATACCCCCGCACATCGGCGGGGCCGCTCTCGTCTGCCGCCGACCACCTTATTTCCGGCCAACCCTCGAGAACGCCGCTGAGCTGCCAGAACATCGCCCGGCTGGGCCCCGGCAGACCACAATCCCCGGCCCAACGGCCCCGCACGCGCGGCCCGTTCACTCCCCGGCCGCCACTCATCGGCGGCCCGGGAGATCACCGCATGAGACGCGTCACAGCTGGGGGTGGAGGGGCGCTTGTCCGTAGGGGCGGGCATGATCGCGCGAGGGGGCGCGGTGCAACATCAAATTCAGGGGTCAGTCCCACCGGGCCGACGACGGGGCCATCGCCCGGGTCTCCGACGGATACCACCGTACGGTCGCGGAGATCGTTAAACCGCAGTATTTTCCCAAGGCCGAATTCCTCATTCCGTAAGCGCTATTCGGCCTCAGTGGCCGAGAAACGCCACTCCCTCCCGTGATGTGAGTCACGTTTTGACGCCGATGTGCACCCCTTTGGTGGGCTTTGCCGAAGGCTCAAAGTCGCCCCTACTTCAGCAACCCACCATTTCGGCCATGTCGGGCAGCTCGTGCGGCGAATTCCTGTGTGAATAGAGTCCTGGTGTCCGGCGGGAGTTCGCCGGTTGCCCTTGGGAACGGAAATTCTGATTCCCCTTCGCGGATTTCCGGATTCCGTTTCAATGGGCCGTTGCGCTACGGCAAGGGGGTGCCATTATGCGTTACGCGTACTGAGGTATATGAGGCGTCGGCCGGGGTCACTGGGCC is part of the Streptomyces platensis genome and harbors:
- a CDS encoding APC family permease — encoded protein: MDMSAGERKGLSLFALIMIGIGSIFGSGWLFGAGSAAQVAGPAALVAWVIGVIFIGMIAMSYAEVGSAYPIPGGMARYGHLSHGPVLGFLTGWAVWIATASLIPIESIAATQYMTSWSFGWAKGLVDPATHQLTLSGTAVSLVLTLALWLTCFWSVQLLARANTVLTLVKFAIPVLAVLALVGSGFHTSNFTDHGGFAPYGWPAVLTAVTTCGVVFAFNGFQAVVNLGGAAKNPGRAIPVALIGALALGLVIYTALQVAYLGSVPPELLERSGGWQGVNLNSPFADLAGLLMLHWVVTMLQFGAFISPAGSNIANVASAAYMVTNLAETGFFPRKLAAVHPRYGTARPAMWLNLAFSVVLLLTVGRSWQALAGVVSAAMVISYLIGPIAVGVLRRTRPELPRPFRLPAAGVLCPVTFAFAACALYWSKWPETGKITVLTLVAAPIAAVVLWRRGERQLLRQFAPAWWMIAFLVWTATVSALGGEEFGGRGVLPGVLGTALIAVTAPVFYFWAVRSGVKAHERGLTSDPTPAETAPSSTVTPDDARPMASV